The DNA window ATGCTGAATGgaaaaagccagtctcaaaaggttaccgactatatgattctatttctaGGACTCTCTCGAAAGgacataaaaattaaagagatggagaacagattaatgCTTGCAAGGGTTGGGGATGCAAGGGATGAGGGGATGGATGTGACTATAAGGGGGTAGCATGAAAGAGCCTTGTGGTGATGGTAGAGCTAAATATCTTGATTGGTGGTGATCGTGCCAAGATATACACGTGATTACATTGgcgcacacacacaacacacacacacacatacacaaatgagtGCAGGTAGAATTGCAGAAAATGGAGTAAGCTCTGGATtataccaatgtcaatttcctggtatCGATACTGTACTATAATTATGCAAGATGCTAACATTGGAGGAAGTTGGAGAAAATGTGCATGGAACATCCTTGTACATTACTTTGCAACTTCatgtaaatctataattatttcaaaattaaaagtttggaAAAATTCAGTTGCAGTTGTTTTGACATGTTCTCCTAAAAAGCCACAATATCATGATCCCATCTAAGAAAATTATTATAATCCCATAATAGCTAATATCTGCTTCACAGTCAAATTTCCACAATGGTCCACAAGATGGCTTTTATTTATAGTGaccattttttgtttggtttggtctTCAGAGAAGATCTAATCTTAGTTCCTATATTCTAGTTACTTGTTAGATCTCTTTGGACTCTTTTCATCTCTAAGTGTCTAcaccttttctttcttgataCTCACTTTTTGAAGCGTCCAAGCCAATTTTCTTTTCTAGCGTTCCGCAGTCTGGGTTTGTCTGGCTGTTTTCCAGGGGCCCCTGTATTTCCTGAGAACTGGGAGTAAAGGCTGGAAGCTTGAATTTTTTCAGGTGCAATGTTTCCAGTTCCCTGGGCATAGAGTGCTTCCTGTTATGCCCTCCAGAAGGGACCGTTGTTGGGTCGTCCCATTAAGAGAGCAGGCAGGGTTGAGTGCCACATGGGAGGTGAGAGCCAACTTTCTCCAATAGAAATGTCCGTGTTCCCTTTGTGACTAGAGTATGTGGGGTTACTCTTACGCGTGCTCCGTGTCTCAGTAACCAAACACCCAATGGTTTTGGCTCCCATTTATGGTCCTTGCCTTAATCATTACTGTGATCGCATTAAGGGTTGCAAAAGAATGATTTTCTCATCTCAGGGGTCTTTCTCCATGTGTGAGACCCATTTCTCCATTCAGTGTGTTCTAAATCATCATCCCCTTGAGAAGTAGCCGGAATGAAAATTTgcccacattttttaaatactgaaaacaaaattaaatgtactGTTTTTGACACATCCACATGTTCCTGATTACAGACCAATCTCAATGGGCTTGTATTggtcaaagagagaaaaacttctaATAATTGCAATGGATTTAAACACCTCAAATACGCTTATACTCATGGGCTTATCATGACACTAGCAAATCAAAGTTGGATGAAGCTGGCACACTGACTTGTTATTTTGATAGTTggtaaataagaggaaaaaagatcAAACATTTATCTTGCCTTTACTTACACATAGCTCCTCAGTGGACTGAATCACTGATGAGGGCAAGTTTTCTTACCAAAGCGAAGGAGGAATGCAGGAATGAGGACATCTCCAGCTTGCATCCAGTAACAAAGGAATGGATTAGGGCATTGTGCTTACATCACAAAAACACAACTTAGAATGAAATGCAAGGGCCCCCCATGTCCTAATGGGTGAACTCATGTTAATTCCACTGCCCTTGTTATGTGGGGCCACCTGCCCCAGCTCATCTTGCCAAACCATGTCACAGCCATACAGAGCTGGCCTTCTGTATGCTCTGAGAGCCCCTTGCATTTTTACTCTATCTGATTGGCATGCTCCATCCCCCAAGACCCCTGGGTCTTCCTCAGACGTCAGAGGTCTCAGATCAGAATGTTGGGCCCTCCGTCTTCAGTACCACTGGTGCCATATCCAAGCCCATTGGgttctgtgtttctgtgtcaAATTTGGGATCTGTGTCAAGCATTTCTGTGCACAGACCACAGTTCTTAGCACCCCAGGTTCTTGTTTTGTGTCACAGCTGGGAGCGCTGTAGATGCTTAGGTGTGGCGGGGGGTCAGGGGCTCTTTACCAGATCACAACAATCTGGGAACCCCACCCTCTCTGACATCTCTCTCCTCTGCTGCTGATTCAGAAAGTTCCCCAAATATTCCCTTCCCTGCATTGGCCTATTTTGACCTTTCCCTTCCCACACACTCCCGGGTGCTGTATATAATCACCAGCTTCAAATGCAAGGCacaagaggtgtgtgtgtgtgtgtgtgtgtgtgtgtgtgtgtgtgtgtgtgtgtgtgtgtgtgagacagacagacagacagccgGACAGAATGTGGCCAGTCACTGATGTAACATGGTTTCCCTTCTTAGGGAATCACAATGACCCCAGCCATCTCAGGGAATCCTAGAATGGCAGGGTTTTTGGAACTCAAGAATTCATTCAGTCATGTGATCAATTGCTCATTCATCTATTCGTTCAACTCTGTCAGCACCTTGTGTTTATCAGACACATCAAATGAGTAGAATGGATCTTGCCCACCAAGAATTTGCAGATTAGTAAAGGAGAGAGACTTGCAAAATAAATTTAGACCTGTGTGGTAGGTGCTTAGTTAGGAAAACACAATGTTTACACATGGAAGGAAGTTGGTAACTGCATAAAGAGGTCAGGGAAATCTTGCCCAAGGAGTGAGATTTGAGATCATTGTGGAACCCTGAGCTGGGAAGCCAGCTGGAGGACACTGTAAAGGGACAGAAAGTCCTGTCCGCAAATGAACGGCTTGGAAAAAGAGTTGGAGGCAACCAAGAGAATGAGGTGTTGGATCAGTTGCAGATGCTTAATGTGGCAGAAACACTTAGGGGAGGTGTATAAGACATGGGACTTGGAACCAAATCTGGGCCAGCCTCAAAAGGCTGCATCATGATAAGGAGTCTGAATTTTTCCCTTCAATCTGTACTGTCCTGCCCAAGCCACAGGCAGCTGTTGGTCACTCGGAATGTGGCTGGTCCAAATTGAAATGAGCCAcgagtataaaatacacactggactTTGAAgatttcatatggaaaaaaaaaagtttaaaatcatcATAGCTAATTTTTATATTGACTGCATTGTGAAATGATAACATTTGGGATGTGTTGGCTTAAATAAAATGCactattaaaaatcatttcacctgtttcttttcacctttttaaaaaaatatagccaacagaaaattaaaaactacagATATGGTTTGCATAGGTGACTTCGAAGGTGGGAGACAATCAGAGGTTAGGGGGGAGGAGTGCAGGCAAGTCTGGATCTGGGAGTCATAAGGAAGCGGAACGGAGGGCACAGGCTGCAGCAGTGGGGACAGGCAGGAAGCCAGATAACAATCAAGGTGAGAAATGACTCAGGCTAAAGGAAAGGACTTGACAAAGAGGAAGGCCAGGCCTGGTGACTgatgagaaaataatataataagaagaagaatgcAGTGCATTTGAGGAAGTAGAAGTTCAGAGGGCACTTAGAACATGGCACAAGCTGAGACCATTGTTTTACACAGGCGAAAGGGCCAGTACTGACATGGGCCCACCTCTCTGGAGGACCCCTTGGGAAATGGATGTTCTCAGCCAAGTCTGGGATCACAGGACAGATAACCTGCCTGGCACCTCTCTGAGTATGAGGCATGTCCCCCCTAGGTTCTTATGTATGGGGTCCCTTTCTGCAGGGCACGTCCTGACCCACCACCCAGGGGCTCAGGGTGCTGCACAGTGGGTCAGGGCTGCAGACACCCACTGTTTCCTCTTCACCTGATAAGCCCGTTAGCAAGGCTACACCCCCCTGCCTCCAGGTTTTTCCATGGGTCTAGAGGTTTCCATGGAGTTATCAGGCAGGAGGAATCGAGGTTGACCTTGATCGCCCCACCAGGCGTGGCTTGATTGAAACCCAGCGGCAGGGGGGTTCCTTGGAGCAGGGGTCAGCAAGCTGCCGTGCATATCTGGCGCAGCCCTATGTTTCCGTAATAAAGTTAAATaggaacacagccatgcctacCCGTTTACGTATTGTCTGTGACCGCTGTCACGTTGTTATAAGGACAGAATTGAGCAGTTGGGACAAAGATCACATGGCTTGAAAATCCCAAATTATTTACTATATGGCCCTTTATAGAACATATTTACCAGCTGCTGCCACTCTCTTGCCCGGAAGAATCCATGCATTTCTTTCACCTGCATCAGTGGTGTTTAATCAAGGTAATTTTGCCACCTTGGGGacgtttggcaatgtctggagacacatTTGGTTGTCATAATTAGGGGCAGGAAGAAGCAGCCATCTGTTGGattagaggccagggatgctgctcaacaggACAGCCTCACCACACAGAACCGTGTTCGAATGTCAGTAGAACCGAGGTGGAGTACCTGCTCTCCACCTATCACTCGACACCCACTGTTCCCCCCCCAGAGGCTGGCTTAGCCTGTAACTCCTGCACAATACAGCCTCCTGTCCTCAACAGGAGTGTTCCCCGGGTGCAGCCCCTGCCCCCGTAGGACCCCCCGGAGCAGGGGCTTGGGTCAAGCAGACTGTGAGCAGCCAGTCTCCTGGGCCCTTTACCCTGTCGATTTTTGGGTGCAGCCCACTCCTTCTGACCTTTCACAGAACATCTGGGGCCTCCCCAGTACAATTCAGCACACCAGGCGCAACAAACTCAGCAAAGCAACTGCCCAGGACACAAGCAACTTTAATCCCCCAATCCGGCCTTCGGTGGGGGGGGTTCTAAGCAAGACTGCCAGACAAGAAGAAGCTGAGCCAGGACTCTTCTCCTCGGCCCTGTGAAGCTCATGGCCCAGGCCCTCCTTGCCCACACCCGCCTCTCCCTGAGGATGCATGCTCATCTGTCTTTAGCTCATGGTAAGTttgtcctggggtgcctgggaccGAGGAACAGCAggctccttttcttccctcctcatctccctcaccttctccatGCCCTGGGCTCCCACAGCACAGTAATACATAGCCTCATCCTCAGGCTGCAGCTCAGCGATGCTCAAATACCCCGTGTTCTTGGCCACATCCTTGGAACCGGAGAAGCGAGGCGGGATCTTGGAGCCCTGGTTGTTGTCTGAGTGGGAGAAATATCTCAGCACGAATCTGGGCGGGTGGCCGGGCCTCTGCTGGTACCAGTAGATGTTATAAATGCTGACATCATGGTCTCGGCTCAAGGTGCAAGGCAGGTGGATTGTGGTTCCGAGGGATGAGGACATGGATGGCGGCTGGTTCAGCACTGGCTGAGAGCCACAGCCTGGGGACACAGAAGCACATGGGTATTTGGagcagaggagggcaggggatggggcCGGGGGTGGTGAGCTCTGGGGTGTTCTCACCTATGCAGTGGGCGAGGAGTGCGAGCAGGACAGGAGTCCAGGACATGGTGTAGATGTGCAGGGCTCTGTCTCCTTTGTGCTGCCACAGCTCCTGGGGCCCTCTCAGGGCTGGGCCAGCACCCTCCTGTGCCCTCCCAGGGGTGGAGCCATTGCATGCCTGCTTCCTGGGCACCACCATCCCGAACTTTCTAGAGTTTGCAGCGTCGGTTGGGGAACGGTCCCATGGCTGCCTCTGTGGCTCTTGCCTTGGCCCCATGGAAGCGTTCGCAGAGGAAGCACCTGCTGGAAACTCACGGGCCAGTGCCCAGGAGGCCAGTCTGCAAGGTTGGGTCCCTGAGGTAGAGTAACCTCAACATCCTCCTGAGCTAGCTGAACCCCACCGTAATATGGTTCTTGTTCAAATTTACATGCCTGGTGAACCAGTAGAGAGAACACAACCTCAGGGTGGTGAAAACACCTGCTTTGTGCAGCAGAAAATGCTGGGGCCCTGGGGTGAGTGGGATACTCTGTCCCCTTCCATGCtcctgctgctccctccctccaaaCCCAGCCCCCTTTCCTCCTAGAAAGAAGTAGCCGTGACTCACAGCTTCCAAGAAAGAAGCACCAGGAGGGACtttgggcagggggcggggggcaggtgtGGCCCAGGGCAGATGGAGGCAGACGTAGTTCCCCCATCGGGTCCTGCAGGGCCCTGGCCCCAGCTTCCTGACCTCTCTCCTCTTCACAAGAGTCTGCCCAGGGAGCGGGTATGGCAGCGTCCCACTGGTCCTCAGCCCACTCCTTGGCCAGTCCCTGCACCTGCAGAGGTTCTGTATGTCCCATCCCTGCCCCACCTGCGTTTGACCCCATCACCAAGCACGTCCGGAAGGCCTGAGGCCTACTCTCTGCTCCGTGCTGCCCACAAAGCCCTGCAGGTTGTGCAGCCAGAGGCTGTCAGGATGCTCAGATGAAGACTGATGTCCTTACGttaatcagggttctccagagaaacagaatatatatatatggagactGAGAAGCCCCACGATCTGCCAGACGTCTGCAAAATCGTGCACCCAGCAATCCACAACCTGCCATCTTGCAGACCTGGGAAAGACAGTGGTGTAactcagtctgagtccaaaggcctgagaaccaggggagccgGTGGTGTAAAGCCcggtccaagggcaggagaagaccaaTGTCCCAGCTTAGCAGGCAGACAGGAAGCAGAAAGGGACCAATCCTGTCTTCCTCCccctttctgttctattcaggccctcgaTGGACTGGAAGATGCCCACCCACATGGGGGACGGCCTCCTGCTTTACTGAGTACACTGGTTCAAATGCTGATCTCACTTAGagacaccttcacagacacacatAGAAATAACGTTGAGTCTGGGCATCCTTTGACGAGTCCAACTGATACATGAGATCAACCATCACACCTCATCATCCCTTCTCTCCTCATCTCATTCTAGAACTTTCTCACACAGCCATAGAGAGAAGCCCAGGAAGTGAAGTGGGTCCTCAGCTCttaggaggcttttttttttaagatttatttatttgagagagagagagagagaatgcacaagcaggagacagagggtgagggaggagcagactccccactgagcagggagcctgacgtgggatcacgacctgagcccaaggcagatgcttaaccgactgagccacccaggcgccctctcaggCAAGGTCTCTCTTCTGGTGgaggtaaaagaaagaaaagaaaaaaagaaaaggggtcaCTCCAGGGGGTGTATCATCAGAGCTTCTGTTTCTCCTCAAAAGGCATAAGGAGAACCAGCCACTGAGAAGAGAACACATGTTTAATTCTAGAAGGGGCTGCAAGGTGAGCCACACCTCAATAATttccagggcagagggcaggaaaTCTGGCTGTGACTTAGTTCCCCGTGGGACTGGCAGTCTGCCAGCGGCTCCTTCTGGTGTCTGTGCTGAAGGTCTTCTGGGTCATGCTGACCGTGGGGACCCAGAGACCTCCCAgctgaaatgaaagaaatccTCTTCCAGGGCAGGAAAGGAAGCAGGAGGGGTTGCCCACCAGCAATGTGCCTACACACCCCGCAATTACAAAGTGGTCATCTGGGGGCTTATTATGAATAGCCAAAGACACCTCTAGAGCTCTCATCACTTAAGAAACTCCAGG is part of the Zalophus californianus isolate mZalCal1 chromosome 14, mZalCal1.pri.v2, whole genome shotgun sequence genome and encodes:
- the LOC113913254 gene encoding immunoglobulin iota chain-like, with the protein product MGPRQEPQRQPWDRSPTDAANSRKFGMVVPRKQACNGSTPGRAQEGAGPALRGPQELWQHKGDRALHIYTMSWTPVLLALLAHCIGCGSQPVLNQPPSMSSSLGTTIHLPCTLSRDHDVSIYNIYWYQQRPGHPPRFVLRYFSHSDNNQGSKIPPRFSGSKDVAKNTGYLSIAELQPEDEAMYYCAVGAQGMEKVREMRREEKEPAVPRSQAPQDKLTMS